The following proteins are co-located in the Psilocybe cubensis strain MGC-MH-2018 chromosome 5, whole genome shotgun sequence genome:
- a CDS encoding Telomerase reverse transcriptase yields MSTSDDLAPSVAILKRYYGCVKGLQNYLADILELNGRRLDPKELLSDDDSQSYLQLLSTSYVGVKNLTSGKTFRVFIPMLGMREVLDYAQERLFREKRAKNIITSGYRLASHANDNGKKGMARMGITNYFLNTVITALQAEEWENLLSRIGEDAMLHLLTETSIYVSLPNGCLCQLTGEPLINTAPPAYNDESLPKKMTQKRLHENATDTHNERPAKRLKLESSVALPNSTKPSGKRPISIPNSRRILVGLPLKHVLNRISPCYIVKPPNLAGQPSVDDSRQNAENARRLSKYVFARQYGLSNPFKTSGGSSPFYGDYLDRELEIKSKGSCKTPQRLKGILPVLEKLIRRHSRCGYIPLRDLTCPSKIKTTGSKDFDSSVILEMMSENSIQLKSQLVTGQGNISYDSSGNPIPAFGLTQAQKHAKQKPRFVEFACSHLEKFSITACDWLAPSSPGFLQQGRVSVSDAVKRRQLLEDFLFWYFDSFVLLLLKTNFYVTDSSAFRNNVLYFRHDDWATLCAPLVERLTSVTFEKLTDEEAAAILRQRKLGFSFVRLLPKETGVRPIVNLRRRKASAKGSYGNEQSINQILQGAFSILTYERSNQPENLGASIFNYNDICLKLKKLKASLPRDSKGGLPKLYFVKLDVQACFDTIDQTKLLHVIRQLISEDVYMIQKYGQVRSLAGKIRRMFLKKAVPEDDHPHFMRYAADLAGSLRDVIFVDQKQEVLQLLEEHITENIVKIGSTYYRQMVGIPQGSILSTILCSFFYGDLEKRFGKYTEDPHSALLRLTDDYLFVTTNLESAKGFLNMMKKGHPEYGCFIAQDKTLTNFEHGDHTLNVLDLTQKWWTTVDTTEASMILSVITSRNRKHANRRQRPTPWRIFHLQDAAPERYRPVKRKSHAIFSDRELNSKHIVYLNIYQNLLLTALKMDAYISALGEGGKKNTAFLRSVIQKTIVYKYTSVRMHARSEGNQNDGTNSDIHKEAVMWLGNHAFQYILSRKPQKYKALVWWLKVEMGRMKRKSYCYQFKELVTEGQKDFAVIAV; encoded by the exons TTTCGGGTTTTCATCCCAATGCTTGGCATGAGAGAG GTTCTCGACTACGCCCAAGAACGATTGTTCAGAGAGAAACGTGCTAAAAACATCATTACTTCTGGTTATCGACTT GCTTCACATGCAAATGACAATGGGAAGAAAGGGATGGCTCGGATGGGAATCACCAATTACTTCTTGAACACCGTGATCACTGCACTTCAAGCGGAGGAGTGGGAAAACTTGCTTTCTCG taTTGGCGAAGATGCAATGTTACATCTTCTCACAGAGACTTCGATATATGTCTCTCTCCCAAATGGATGCCTATGTCAACTGACAGGGGAACCTTTAATCAACACAGCGCCCCCAGCCTACAATGATGAAAGCCTTCCAAAGAAGATGACACAGAAACGACTTCACGAAAATGCCACTGACACTCACAACGAAAGGCCCGCCAAACGGCTAAAGCTCGAATCTAGTGTCGCTCTTCCCAATTCAACGAAACCTTCTGGGAAACG GCCTATATCCATACCCAATAGCAGACGTATCTTGGTCGGGTTGCCCTTAAAGC ACGTTCTCAATCGAATAAGCCCTTGCTATATTGTAAAACCCCCCAATCTTGCTGGCCAGCCCTCGGTGGACGACTCGCGTCAAAACGCAGAGAATGCGCGGAGACTCTCCAAATACGTTTTCGCGCGTCAGTACGGTCTGTCAAATCCTTTTAAAACTAGCGGAGGTTCTTCTCCTTTCTACGGGGATTATCTCGACAGAGAACTGGAAATAAAG TCGAAAGGGTCTTGTAAAACCCCACAACGATTGAAGGGCATTCTGCCAGTCCTCGAAAAATTGATCAGACGACATTCTAGATGTGGCTATATACCCCTCCGAGACCTCACTTGTCCTTCAAAG ATCAAGACCACCGGTTCAAAGGACTTTGATAGCAGTGTCATACTG GAAATGATGTCCGAGAATTCTATACAACTGAAATCGCAACTTGTAACCGGTCAAGGGAATATCTCGTATGATTCTTCTGGGAACCCCATACCGGCTTTCGGCCTGACGCAGGCGCAAAAACATGCCAAACAGAAACCACGGTTTGTGGAATTTGCTTGCAGCCACCTCGAG AAATTTAGCATAACTGCTTGCGATTGGCTCGCCCCTTCTAGTCCAGGATTCTTGCAGCAAGGCAGGGTCTCCGTTTCCGATGCCGTCAAGCGCCGCCAATTATTGGAagattttttgttttggtaTTTTGACTCTTTCGTGTTGCTATTGCTCAAG ACAAATTTCTACGTGACGGACTCCTCTGCTTTCCGTAACAATGTTCTCTATTTCAGACATGACGACTGGGCAACCTTATGCGCTCCGTTGGTTGAAAGGTTGACATCTGTTACCTTCGAAAAGCTTACAGAT GAGGAGGCAGCCGCCATCTTGCGACAACGCAAATTGGGATTCTCATTTGTACGCCTTCTACCTAAAGAAACTGGTGTCAGGCCTATTGTCAATCTTCGAAGAAGGAAAGCGTCAGCAAAG GGCTCCTATGGCAATGAACAGTCGATCAATCAGATCCTCCAAGGCGCCTTCAGTATTTTGACCTATGAACGG AGTAACCAGCCTGAAAATCTCGGAGCGTCGATCTTCAATTATAATGATATATGCCTGAAGTTAAAAAAGCTGAAAGCCAGTCTTCCGAGAGACTCGAAAGGTGGATT ACCCAAACTTTACTTTGTGAAGCTAGATGTCCAGGCCTGTTTCGATACCATTGACCAAACAAAGTTGCTGCACGTTATACGCCAGCTGATATCAGAG GATGTATATATGATTCAAAAATACGGACAAGTACGGTCGTTAGCTGGCAAAATCAGAAGAATGTTCCTCAAGAAGGCAGTTCCTGAAG ATGACCATCCTCATTTCATGCGTTATGCTGCTGACCTGGCTGGCTCCCTTCGCGATGTAATTTTCGTGGACCAG AAGCAGGAAGTTCTACAACTTCTCGAAGAACATATCACCGAAAATATTGTCAAG ATAGGCTCCACATACTATCGTCAGATGGTCGGCATTCCACAGGGATCCATTCTTTCGACTATATTATGCTCTTTCTTCTATGGAGACCTCGAAAAGAGATTTGGAAAATATACTGAAGATCCACATAGC GCCCTTCTGCGACTTACTGATGATTATTTATTTGTTACGACAAATCTCGAGTCTGCGAAGGGATTTTTAAACATGATGAAAAAAG GTCATCCGGAATATGGATGCTTCATCGCACAAGACAAAACTTTAACGAACTTTGAACATGGTGACCATACGCTGAATGTATTGGACCTAACTCAAAAAT GGTGGACTACAGTCGATACAACGGAAGCG AGTATGATTTTGAGCGTTATCACGAGCAGGAATCGGAAGCACGCTAACCGTAGACAGAGGCCGACGCCCTGGCGTATCTTTCATCTACAAGATGCTGCA CCGGAACGGTACAGGCCAGTCAAGCGAAAAAGTCATGCAATATTCTCTGATCGCGAGCTCAACAGCAAACACATTGTATACCTGAACATCTATCAGAATTTGCTTCTGACGGCGCTGAAGATGGACGCTTACATTTCAGCGCTGGGAGAGGGTGGAAAGAAGAATACGGCTTTCCTGCGCA GTGTCATCCAAAAGACAATCGTGTATAAGTACACGTCTGTCCGTATGCACGCACGGAGCGAAGGCAACCAGAATGACGGTACCAACTCTGATATTCACAAAGAGGCTGTGATGTG GCTCGGCAATCATGCCTTCCAGTATATCCTGAGCCGGAAGCCCCAGAAATACAAGGCATTGGTGTGGTGGTTGAAGGTAGAAATGGGGAGGATGAAGCGTAAATCGTACTGCTACCAGTTCAAAGAGCTGGTCACAGAGGGTCAGAAGGACTTTGCTGTGATCGCAGTCTGA